One stretch of Chryseobacterium indologenes DNA includes these proteins:
- a CDS encoding urease accessory protein UreE, producing MNTLQPVVIDEVKTGIDLNGQHSDILELEWFENKKQKLTRTTRSGVVLEMKLGNIKEWQQGDRLYSNGQLIATIDIKTCLTISFPVENNAEAADFCYFIGNQHLPVFLTSHQQFTVPYDGRLYEQLSFRYGPRIQLTDAQLLSTQSLRYLPKNRTHEN from the coding sequence ATGAATACACTACAGCCAGTCGTAATTGATGAAGTAAAAACAGGGATTGATCTGAACGGTCAGCACTCTGACATCCTGGAACTCGAATGGTTTGAAAACAAAAAGCAAAAACTAACCCGGACAACCAGATCCGGGGTAGTTTTAGAAATGAAATTAGGAAATATCAAGGAATGGCAGCAGGGAGACAGATTATACAGCAATGGACAACTAATTGCAACAATTGATATCAAAACCTGTCTCACCATAAGCTTTCCGGTAGAAAATAATGCCGAAGCAGCGGATTTCTGCTACTTTATCGGGAATCAGCATCTGCCGGTATTTCTAACCTCCCATCAACAGTTTACTGTGCCTTATGACGGGCGTTTGTATGAACAATTGTCTTTCAGATATGGCCCCCGTATTCAACTTACCGATGCTCAACTTTTATCTACTCAATCACTACGTTATCTGCCAAAAAACAGAACACATGAAAATTAG
- the hypB gene encoding hydrogenase nickel incorporation protein HypB, whose translation MSTANPKSLGNRVGSVQCDNTTLHLLKANDFVAKAIRDRLKDVCVINVCSSPGSGKTTLMQETGKRLAQDLNISILVGDPETERDAIRMREAGINALQIVTGGMCHIEAQMILQALDHIDLEDIDLLFIENVGNLLCPSAFDLGEDYRVTLLASTEGDDKPKKYPRMFLTSELMLVSKSDLLPYVPFSVEAVTKDAREVNPNLEVMTISTLNGDGINEWCNWLKEKVKLKKESAKEA comes from the coding sequence ATGTCAACAGCTAATCCAAAAAGTTTAGGAAACCGCGTAGGATCGGTTCAATGCGATAATACCACTCTTCATTTATTAAAGGCTAATGATTTTGTAGCCAAAGCCATCAGAGATCGCCTGAAGGATGTCTGCGTAATCAATGTGTGTTCATCTCCAGGGTCCGGAAAAACAACTTTAATGCAGGAAACAGGAAAAAGACTGGCTCAGGATCTAAATATTTCAATCCTTGTAGGAGATCCGGAAACGGAGCGTGATGCCATTAGAATGCGTGAAGCAGGAATCAATGCTTTACAGATTGTTACAGGGGGAATGTGCCACATTGAGGCACAGATGATTTTACAGGCATTGGATCATATTGATTTGGAAGATATTGATTTATTATTCATAGAAAATGTAGGAAATCTCCTTTGCCCATCAGCCTTTGATCTTGGTGAAGACTATCGTGTTACGCTTTTGGCCTCTACTGAAGGGGATGATAAGCCTAAAAAATACCCGCGTATGTTCTTAACCAGTGAGCTGATGCTTGTTTCTAAATCAGATCTACTTCCTTACGTTCCATTCTCTGTGGAAGCTGTAACAAAAGATGCCCGCGAAGTAAATCCTAACCTTGAAGTAATGACCATCAGCACCTTAAACGGTGATGGAATTAATGAATGGTGCAACTGGCTGAAAGAGAAAGTAAAACTAAAAAAAGAAAGCGCTAAAGAAGCTTAA
- a CDS encoding hydrogenase maturation nickel metallochaperone HypA has protein sequence MHELSIVKDIFDTLEEHYDAKVEDIQQVQVTAGLLSNVQPVLIQNAFDAFITDHPYYREMELEVLVNDIIAHCDRCHKDFKVRYHKFVCEDCSTPSSHIIQGNELFISKVIFKQKDH, from the coding sequence ATGCATGAATTGAGTATAGTGAAAGATATCTTTGACACTTTGGAAGAGCATTATGATGCTAAAGTTGAAGATATTCAACAGGTTCAGGTAACCGCAGGACTGCTATCCAATGTTCAGCCTGTCCTGATTCAGAATGCCTTTGATGCCTTCATTACAGACCATCCGTACTACCGGGAAATGGAGCTTGAAGTGCTCGTCAATGATATTATTGCTCATTGTGACCGCTGCCACAAAGATTTCAAGGTCAGGTACCACAAATTCGTTTGTGAAGATTGCAGCACTCCCTCTTCCCATATTATTCAGGGAAACGAACTCTTTATTTCAAAAGTAATTTTTAAACAAAAAGACCATTAA
- a CDS encoding NADP-dependent oxidoreductase, with translation MKAIVLEQFGGTEFLIEKEIEKPFIKNNEVLIKVKAISINPVDVKVRNRKAPLAESLAVHHPLILGWDISGVVVETGNEVTSFKAGDEVFGMVNFAGHGKAYAEYVAAPAEHLAGKPKNITHIEAAASTLAALTAWQAFDSYGKLRSTDKVLIHAASGGVGHFAIQMAKHIGAYVIATSSAANRDFVMRLGADQHIDYKTDHFEKILHDIDFVLEAIGGENFQKSVQVLKPFGTIVALPSGHTQENEKLAHEKNLHACYFMSVYSSGRDMHKMASLLEKEIIKPHISHVFAFNEIAKAHEQIETGRTIGKVVVEL, from the coding sequence ATGAAAGCAATCGTATTGGAACAGTTCGGTGGAACAGAGTTTCTTATTGAAAAAGAAATTGAAAAACCATTCATTAAAAACAATGAAGTACTTATTAAGGTAAAAGCCATCAGTATCAATCCTGTGGATGTTAAAGTACGAAACCGTAAAGCACCATTGGCCGAAAGTTTAGCAGTACATCATCCGCTGATTTTAGGTTGGGATATTTCTGGAGTGGTGGTTGAAACCGGAAATGAAGTCACCTCGTTTAAAGCAGGAGATGAAGTATTTGGAATGGTTAATTTTGCTGGGCATGGTAAAGCCTATGCTGAATATGTAGCTGCTCCGGCAGAACATTTGGCCGGTAAACCTAAGAATATTACTCATATTGAAGCTGCTGCCAGTACTTTAGCCGCATTGACAGCTTGGCAGGCTTTTGACAGCTACGGTAAATTAAGATCAACAGACAAAGTGCTTATTCATGCTGCTTCAGGTGGAGTGGGACATTTTGCCATTCAAATGGCAAAGCATATTGGCGCTTATGTTATTGCTACTTCATCAGCCGCTAACCGGGATTTTGTAATGAGATTGGGTGCCGACCAACATATTGATTATAAAACAGATCATTTCGAGAAAATTCTTCATGATATTGATTTTGTTCTGGAAGCTATTGGCGGCGAAAATTTTCAAAAATCTGTACAGGTTTTAAAACCCTTCGGAACTATTGTCGCTTTGCCTTCCGGGCATACTCAGGAGAATGAAAAACTGGCACATGAGAAGAATTTGCATGCCTGTTATTTTATGTCTGTGTATTCCAGCGGAAGAGATATGCATAAGATGGCCTCTTTGCTGGAAAAAGAGATTATTAAGCCTCATATCTCTCATGTATTTGCTTTCAATGAAATAGCAAAAGCCCATGAACAGATTGAAACTGGACGTACCATAGGAAAAGTGGTGGTTGAGCTATAA